One genomic region from Phragmites australis chromosome 1, lpPhrAust1.1, whole genome shotgun sequence encodes:
- the LOC133924252 gene encoding elicitor-responsive protein 1-like — protein MGKGVLEVHLVDAKGLSGNDFLGKLDPYVIVQYRSQERKSSVARDQGRNPCWNEVFKFQINSSAANVQHKLILRILDHDHFSSDDFLGEATIDVTDIISLGTESGTYQLNAAKHSVVLADKTYHGEIKVGVTFTAAQVQEGGEVGGWRHSFNH, from the exons atggggaaGGGCGTCCTGGAGGTGCACCTCGTCGACGCCAAGGGCCTCTCCGGCAACGATTTCTTAG GGAAGCTGGACCCGTACGTGATCGTGCAGTACCGGAGCCAGGAGCGCAAGAGCTCCGTCGCCCGAG ACCAAGGGAGGAACCCGTGCTGGAACGAGGTGTTCAAGTTCCAGATCAACTCCTCCGCGGCGAACGTGCAGCACAAGCTCATCCTCCGGATCCTGGACCACGACCACTTCTCCAGCGACGACTTCCTCGGCGAAGCGAC GATCGACGTGACGGACATAATCAGCTTGGGCACGGAGAGCGGCACGTACCAGCTGAACGCGGCAAAGCACAGCGTGGTCCTCGCGGACAAGACGTACCACGGCGAGATCAAGGTTGGCGTCACCTTCACCGCCGCCCAGGTACAGGAAGGTGGAGAAGTCGGAGGCTGGAGGCACAGCTTCAATCACTAG